AACCGGCACTGTCGATGGATCAGATGATCGACGGGCGCGGCGACAACGGTTAGAACGCAGGCGTCGAGCGTCGGCGGAGTCGCCGCCGGCACACCAATCCTGACAAGACCAAAAAGGGGTACCTCTTGGAACCAAGAGAAATCACCAAGCTAGAGGCGTATCTGCAGAAGACGTTCAAGCTTCCGGCGATCCAGGTGAAAGCACGCCCGCAGAAGGATGATTCCGCCGAGGTCTACATCGGCGACGAATTCATCGGGGTGATCTTCCGCGACGACGAGGACGAAGACCTCTCGTATAATTTCCAGATGGCAATCCTGGATTTCGATCTCGCCTGACCGGGCCATTTCGGCCGGGTAACCGCCGGACAAGAGCCTTTCGTGGTCGGATCGGATCAGGTCCGTTCGCGATACGGGAGGCGATCCGGCGAGACCAGCGGCGCTGACTATCGGCGGCGCTGGATATCGGCGGCACGCGATGCCGTCGATGCCAACCGTCCGCGGCGCGTAAGCCTTTCGGACAATCACGCCGGATAATTACTTCGGACATTCACGCCGGACAGGCGCGTCTACCGGG
This is a stretch of genomic DNA from Microbaculum marinisediminis. It encodes these proteins:
- a CDS encoding DUF3126 family protein → MEPREITKLEAYLQKTFKLPAIQVKARPQKDDSAEVYIGDEFIGVIFRDDEDEDLSYNFQMAILDFDLA